In Anaerolineales bacterium, the following proteins share a genomic window:
- a CDS encoding DNA-processing protein DprA codes for MKAPNLEIARIKPLGTDLDSIGNINLLDLPLFAIFSSAKCPGSSILKAHEYAKEIRNGEMGVISGFHAPAEKEVLEVLLKGTCPIVVVLGRSLKNARIPSVWKEEIGRDRMLVISPFKEYQKYVTREISLKRNELAARIAGRVLIVHASQGGSLQGQIAMWKLDEIEITHLSL; via the coding sequence TTGAAAGCGCCTAATTTGGAAATCGCCAGAATAAAGCCACTAGGGACGGATTTGGATTCGATTGGGAATATAAATCTTCTCGATCTCCCCCTGTTTGCCATCTTCTCCTCCGCCAAATGCCCTGGTAGCTCCATCCTCAAAGCGCACGAATACGCAAAAGAAATCCGAAACGGTGAGATGGGAGTGATCAGCGGCTTCCACGCGCCCGCCGAGAAGGAAGTCTTGGAAGTGCTATTGAAAGGAACCTGTCCAATCGTCGTGGTTCTGGGGCGCAGTTTAAAAAACGCCCGCATCCCCTCCGTTTGGAAAGAGGAGATCGGGCGGGACAGGATGCTGGTCATTTCGCCGTTTAAGGAATACCAGAAGTATGTTACGAGGGAAATATCCCTGAAGAGAAACGAGCTCGCGGCACGGATTGCGGGGCGGGTGTTGATCGTCCATGCCAGCCAGGGGGGAAGTTTACAGGGTCAAATAGCGATGTGGAAATTGGATGAGATTGAAATAACACATCTATCTTTGTAG
- a CDS encoding helicase-related protein → MPRIFDNIDLKLLPDLQQAMKDAYRADFCVGYFNLRGWKHLDQQIDQWQGGEGNCVRLLVGMQKLPQDELKQFYKFASDEKEPDNQSVIRLKRKLAEEFRLQLAIGAPSNDDEQSLRKLATHLRGKKVIVKLYLRSGLHAKLYLFHTHEARTPILGYLGSSNLTFAGLSSQGELNIDVLDSDASAKLSRWFDNRWEDRWCIDITDELAEIIETSWAGEQQERLPYHVYIKMAYHLSQEARTGLNEFRIPKDFGNLLFDYQTAAVKIAAHHLNKRDGVLIGDVVGLGKTLMATALARIFEDDYDLETLIICPKNLVKMWEGYRDQFRLRARVLSSSLVLRELADMKRYRIVVIDESHNLRNREGKTYKAIQEYIQKNESKVILLSATPYNKTYLDLSNQIRLFLPEDKELPIRPEQLLKEIGEAEFVSKHQCGVRTLAAFEKSEYPDDWRELMRLYMVRRTRNFIKQNYAHDDGDGRKYLLLENGTKAHFPIRRPKTVKAEPENRTELDQYSRLYSDEVVDVVNSLALPRYGLGNYIEKKAVPAPTAAEKKQLDDLSRAGKRLMGFSRTNLFKRLESSGSVFLESIERHILRNHIFLYALENNLPLPLGTQDASLLDTRNNDEDADLFNFIDDPEEDEAPDEMVREAGLGADAAMRTEKEFKQRAKEVYELYQTAYKKRFKWLSSRLLNKKLKQDLGNDAELLLGVLNKAGTWDWTKDDKFNALYDLITKKHKGEKVLIFTQFADTVRYLEQCLKVKKLKAFAAATGGSADPTALAWRFSPVSNGTKNQIRLEDELRVLVATDVLSEGQNLQDCYVVINYDLPWAIVRLIQRAGRVDRIGQQSDDIYCYSFLPAEGVEKIIRLRARVKQRLKENAEVVGSDESFFEGEDDNQKVVDLYNEKAGILDGDEEGEVDLASYAYQIWKNAITLDPSLQKKIPEMSPVSYATKSHLVNAKEPQGAIVYLRTAEGNDALTWIDTNGNLVTDSQYAILKAAECAPNTPPRPRQENHHELVRIGVENVVKDEKSFGGNLGRPSGARSRTYVRLQNFIAKNQGTYWVTQDLIKAVDDIYKYPLRESAREALSRQLRAGIEDQQLAELVVSLRGEDRLSIIEQDEIEDTREPQIICSLGIVPADKTSEVFKTSEV, encoded by the coding sequence ATGCCAAGAATATTTGACAATATAGACCTAAAACTGCTGCCAGACCTGCAACAAGCGATGAAAGATGCGTATCGCGCGGACTTTTGTGTGGGTTATTTCAATCTGCGCGGCTGGAAGCATCTCGACCAGCAAATTGACCAATGGCAGGGTGGGGAAGGAAACTGTGTTCGTTTATTGGTGGGAATGCAGAAATTACCCCAGGATGAATTGAAGCAGTTTTATAAGTTTGCCAGCGACGAAAAAGAACCTGATAACCAGTCGGTCATTCGCCTAAAAAGGAAACTGGCGGAGGAGTTCAGGCTGCAGCTGGCAATCGGCGCGCCCAGTAATGACGATGAACAGTCGTTGCGAAAACTTGCAACGCACCTGCGCGGAAAAAAGGTGATTGTGAAACTGTATCTGCGCTCAGGGTTGCATGCCAAGTTATATCTGTTTCATACTCATGAAGCGCGGACGCCCATTCTCGGATATTTGGGCAGTAGTAATTTGACCTTTGCGGGTTTGTCGAGTCAGGGTGAATTAAATATTGACGTATTGGACAGCGACGCAAGCGCGAAACTATCCAGATGGTTCGACAATCGCTGGGAAGACCGCTGGTGTATTGACATTACAGATGAGCTGGCAGAAATCATTGAAACCAGTTGGGCGGGCGAACAACAGGAACGTCTGCCGTATCATGTCTACATCAAGATGGCGTATCACCTGTCGCAGGAAGCGCGGACGGGGTTGAACGAATTTCGGATCCCCAAAGATTTTGGAAATTTGTTGTTTGATTATCAAACCGCCGCGGTGAAAATTGCGGCGCATCATCTCAATAAACGCGACGGGGTGTTGATCGGCGATGTGGTCGGCTTGGGAAAAACCCTGATGGCGACGGCGTTGGCGCGCATCTTCGAGGACGATTACGATCTCGAAACGTTGATCATTTGCCCGAAAAATCTGGTCAAGATGTGGGAAGGATACAGGGATCAATTCCGATTGAGGGCGCGGGTGCTATCGAGCAGTCTGGTTTTGCGCGAGTTGGCGGACATGAAACGATATCGCATCGTGGTGATCGATGAGAGTCATAACTTGCGCAATCGTGAAGGAAAGACCTATAAGGCAATTCAGGAATACATTCAAAAGAACGAGAGCAAGGTCATTCTCCTGTCGGCGACTCCCTACAACAAAACCTACCTGGATTTGAGCAACCAGATTCGGCTTTTCCTGCCCGAAGATAAGGAATTGCCCATTCGCCCTGAACAGTTGTTGAAGGAGATCGGCGAGGCGGAATTTGTCAGCAAGCACCAGTGCGGCGTGCGGACCTTGGCGGCTTTCGAGAAAAGCGAATATCCCGATGACTGGCGCGAACTGATGCGCTTATACATGGTGCGACGAACGCGCAACTTTATCAAACAGAATTACGCCCACGACGACGGCGACGGAAGAAAATACCTACTGCTGGAGAATGGAACAAAGGCGCATTTTCCGATCCGACGACCGAAGACGGTGAAGGCTGAACCAGAAAATAGGACGGAGTTGGATCAATATTCCCGTTTATATTCTGACGAGGTTGTGGATGTGGTCAACTCGTTGGCATTGCCACGCTATGGACTTGGCAACTACATCGAGAAGAAAGCCGTCCCTGCGCCGACCGCTGCGGAGAAAAAACAATTGGACGATCTCTCACGCGCAGGCAAGCGCCTGATGGGATTCAGCCGCACCAACCTGTTCAAACGACTGGAATCGAGCGGCTCGGTCTTCTTGGAATCGATCGAACGGCACATCCTGCGTAATCATATCTTTCTGTATGCGCTGGAGAACAACCTGCCATTACCGCTGGGCACGCAGGATGCCAGTTTGCTGGACACACGTAACAACGATGAAGATGCCGACCTGTTCAACTTCATTGACGACCCTGAAGAGGACGAAGCCCCTGACGAAATGGTGCGCGAGGCAGGTTTGGGCGCGGACGCGGCGATGAGGACCGAAAAAGAATTCAAACAGCGCGCCAAAGAAGTTTACGAGTTGTATCAAACCGCTTATAAAAAGCGCTTCAAATGGCTTTCTTCACGACTGTTGAACAAGAAGTTAAAGCAGGATCTAGGGAACGATGCCGAGTTGTTGCTGGGCGTTCTGAATAAGGCGGGCACATGGGACTGGACGAAGGACGACAAGTTCAATGCCTTATACGACCTGATCACGAAAAAGCATAAGGGCGAAAAGGTGTTGATCTTCACGCAATTTGCAGACACGGTGCGATATTTGGAGCAGTGCTTGAAGGTGAAGAAATTGAAAGCCTTCGCCGCGGCAACAGGCGGTTCGGCTGACCCCACTGCGCTGGCGTGGCGCTTCAGTCCTGTCAGCAACGGCACGAAGAATCAGATTCGCCTCGAAGACGAATTGCGCGTCCTGGTGGCGACCGATGTATTGAGCGAAGGACAAAACCTGCAGGACTGCTACGTGGTCATCAACTATGACCTGCCGTGGGCGATCGTGCGTTTGATCCAGCGGGCGGGACGCGTGGACCGCATCGGTCAGCAATCGGATGATATTTACTGCTATTCCTTCCTGCCTGCGGAAGGCGTTGAGAAAATCATCCGCTTGCGGGCGCGGGTGAAACAGCGCTTGAAGGAAAACGCGGAAGTGGTTGGTTCGGATGAATCCTTTTTTGAGGGAGAAGACGACAACCAGAAGGTCGTTGATCTATACAACGAAAAGGCGGGCATCCTGGACGGCGACGAAGAAGGCGAGGTTGACCTGGCTTCGTATGCCTATCAGATCTGGAAGAACGCCATCACGCTCGACCCATCTTTGCAGAAGAAGATTCCCGAGATGTCGCCTGTTTCATATGCGACCAAAAGCCATCTGGTCAATGCCAAGGAGCCTCAAGGCGCGATCGTGTACCTGCGCACGGCGGAGGGGAATGATGCCCTGACATGGATCGATACAAATGGGAATCTAGTGACCGACTCGCAATACGCCATTCTCAAAGCCGCCGAATGCGCGCCGAACACACCGCCGCGACCCAGGCAGGAAAATCACCACGAGTTGGTACGCATCGGCGTGGAAAATGTTGTGAAGGATGAAAAATCCTTTGGCGGCAATCTGGGGAGACCCAGCGGCGCCCGCTCGCGAACGTATGTCCGCTTACAGAACTTTATCGCCAAAAATCAGGGAACCTATTGGGTGACGCAGGATTTGATCAAAGCCGTGGACGATATTTACAAATACCCGTTGCGAGAATCTGCCCGAGAAGCGCTCAGCCGCCAACTGCGGGCAGGCATCGAAGATCAGCAACTTGCTGAATTGGTTGTTTCATTACGCGGTGAAGACCGTTTGAGTATCATCGAGCAGGACGAGATCGAAGACACCAGAGAGCCGCAGATTATTTGTTCGCTGGGGATCGTTCCTGCGGATAAGACTTCCGAAGTCTTTAAGACTTCGGAAGTCTAA
- a CDS encoding Eco57I restriction-modification methylase domain-containing protein, translating into MLFKIAEARKELQAFDLKKLFIEQMGWDHPGADITIRFNGQSLKLKAIAQKRGVGAFSVPPIDGRIPDYAARRQIEAEARKIVHEHVLIFLDGAGERMRWQWVRRESGKPSTAREYEFVRGQSGDALLQRLEKMVFSLEDEETLSGITDATARVRLAFDVEKVTKKFYERFKDEHAAFLKFIKGIPEAEMERWYASVTLNRLMFIYFIQKKQFLNNDPDYLRRHLEESKRNGRDKFYTDFLCPLFFEGFAKKRHSAEIKKLLGNVPYLNGGIFEQHQIEEMHGEKIQIPDKAFEQLFDFFDEYRWHLDERPNKADNEINPDVLGYIFEKYINQKQMGAYYTKEDITEYIAKNTIIPHLFDAAGVSDLRGLKDLGGLLSRDPDRYIYAAVRHGADKALPTEIAVGESDPKRREGWNKPAPEEFALSTEIWREVIARRRRYQEVKRKLEAGEVASINDLITLNLDIRQFAQDVIQDSDADLLSAFWKALSQVKVLDPTVGSGAFLFAALNVLEPLYEACLERMRALVEELDQSQAKHSPKKYEPFRRVLERVSQRPDEDYFIFKSIIINNLYGVDIMEEAVEICKLRLFLKLASQVEPDASKENLGIEPLPDIDFNIRAGNTLVGFATREDVKRSVQFGTVGGVQSEKLFAMPEEDAQIKRIEEKAEDVDRLYKLFRQQQTEYGGEVRPEDKRELQKRLGELEKELNVLLAKQYAIHNPKGEDYKKWLASHTPFHWFVEFFGIMNEGGFDVIIGNPPYVEYTKISKEYTLLPEFEPYSTNLYSACAYRALQIKGKLGRTSFIVPVSLPSTDRMKPLRDILYDGHLVHHVSFSTRPSKLFDGAEQRLTIYIQSPSRESKLYSDGYIKWYKEERQNLFSMIQFQESKPLAMRNNIWLKVRGMLGHSVVQKLLTHKSLSHAGYLGKSDLLYYKNTGIRYFNTVTLRAPKCWINGKATSSSRETTLDVEEKFQHAVHCLLLSTSYFLYWETTSNCRDLNPSDIAFAPTPDVSKNVEVFNKLSKDIEKDYVSKGKIIKMNNKLTGLVELESLTPANSKPIIDEIDRALARHYGLSAEELDFIINYDVKYRMGSSALGEEEG; encoded by the coding sequence ATGCTCTTCAAAATCGCAGAGGCGCGCAAGGAATTACAGGCGTTTGACCTGAAGAAACTCTTCATCGAGCAGATGGGTTGGGATCACCCAGGCGCGGACATTACCATTCGCTTCAATGGGCAGAGTTTGAAACTGAAAGCCATTGCTCAGAAGAGGGGGGTTGGCGCATTTAGCGTGCCGCCCATTGACGGCAGGATTCCCGATTACGCCGCGCGCCGCCAGATCGAAGCCGAAGCGCGCAAGATCGTCCATGAACACGTGCTCATCTTTTTGGACGGCGCAGGCGAACGGATGCGCTGGCAGTGGGTGCGACGAGAATCTGGCAAGCCCTCTACCGCGCGGGAATATGAGTTTGTTAGAGGGCAAAGCGGAGACGCCCTGCTTCAACGGTTGGAGAAGATGGTCTTTTCGCTGGAGGACGAAGAGACGCTCAGCGGAATCACGGACGCCACCGCGCGCGTCCGCTTGGCGTTCGATGTAGAGAAGGTCACCAAGAAGTTCTACGAACGTTTCAAGGATGAACACGCAGCTTTCCTGAAATTCATCAAGGGCATTCCCGAAGCGGAAATGGAGCGCTGGTACGCCTCGGTGACGTTGAACCGCCTGATGTTCATCTACTTCATTCAGAAGAAACAGTTCCTGAACAACGACCCCGATTATCTGCGCCGTCATTTGGAGGAAAGCAAACGCAACGGCAGGGACAAGTTTTACACCGACTTCTTATGCCCGTTGTTTTTTGAAGGGTTCGCCAAGAAGCGGCACAGCGCCGAGATCAAGAAACTGCTGGGGAACGTGCCGTATTTGAACGGCGGCATTTTCGAACAACACCAGATCGAGGAGATGCACGGCGAGAAAATCCAAATTCCTGATAAAGCTTTTGAGCAGTTGTTCGATTTCTTCGACGAGTATCGCTGGCATTTGGACGAACGCCCCAACAAAGCCGATAACGAGATCAACCCCGACGTGCTGGGCTATATCTTCGAGAAATACATCAACCAGAAGCAGATGGGCGCTTATTACACCAAGGAAGATATCACCGAGTACATCGCCAAGAATACGATCATCCCGCATTTGTTCGATGCGGCGGGTGTTTCAGACCTCCGAGGTCTTAAAGACCTCGGAGGTCTCTTGAGCCGCGACCCAGACCGCTACATTTACGCGGCAGTCCGTCACGGCGCTGATAAAGCTTTACCAACGGAAATCGCTGTGGGTGAGTCGGATCCGAAGCGGCGGGAGGGGTGGAATAAGCCTGCTCCAGAGGAATTCGCTTTGTCCACCGAGATCTGGCGAGAGGTGATCGCCCGCCGCCGTCGCTATCAGGAAGTGAAGCGAAAGTTGGAAGCGGGCGAGGTCGCATCCATCAACGACCTGATCACGCTCAATCTCGACATCCGCCAGTTCGCGCAGGATGTCATTCAGGACAGCGACGCCGACCTGCTCTCCGCGTTTTGGAAGGCGCTCTCGCAGGTCAAGGTGCTCGACCCCACCGTGGGTTCGGGCGCGTTCCTGTTCGCGGCGTTGAACGTGCTGGAGCCGCTGTACGAAGCCTGCCTGGAACGGATGCGCGCCTTGGTGGAGGAACTCGACCAATCTCAGGCGAAGCACAGCCCCAAAAAGTACGAACCGTTCCGCAGGGTGTTGGAGCGGGTGAGCCAGCGTCCCGACGAGGATTACTTCATCTTCAAGTCCATCATCATCAACAACCTGTACGGCGTGGACATCATGGAAGAGGCGGTGGAGATTTGCAAACTGCGCCTATTCTTGAAACTGGCTTCACAGGTGGAGCCAGACGCTTCGAAGGAGAATTTGGGTATCGAGCCGCTGCCCGATATTGACTTTAACATCCGCGCGGGGAATACGCTGGTGGGCTTCGCCACGCGGGAGGATGTGAAACGCTCGGTTCAATTCGGGACGGTGGGCGGGGTGCAGTCCGAGAAGCTTTTTGCCATGCCTGAAGAGGATGCCCAAATCAAACGCATCGAAGAGAAAGCTGAAGATGTGGACAGGCTGTATAAACTCTTCCGTCAGCAACAGACCGAGTACGGCGGCGAAGTGCGCCCCGAAGATAAGCGCGAACTGCAAAAGCGCCTGGGTGAGTTGGAAAAGGAATTGAACGTCCTGCTGGCAAAGCAGTATGCTATCCATAACCCCAAAGGGGAAGATTACAAAAAGTGGCTTGCGTCGCATACGCCTTTCCATTGGTTTGTGGAGTTCTTCGGGATTATGAACGAAGGTGGGTTCGATGTGATTATTGGTAATCCGCCTTACGTGGAATATACCAAGATTTCTAAAGAGTACACTTTACTCCCTGAGTTCGAGCCATATTCAACAAACCTGTATTCAGCCTGTGCCTATAGGGCTTTGCAAATCAAAGGAAAATTGGGACGTACATCCTTCATTGTTCCCGTCTCATTGCCTAGCACAGACAGAATGAAACCGTTGCGGGATATTTTATATGATGGGCACTTGGTTCATCATGTAAGTTTTAGCACGCGACCAAGTAAACTGTTTGATGGTGCAGAACAAAGACTAACCATTTATATTCAATCGCCATCACGCGAATCGAAACTTTATTCTGATGGCTATATAAAGTGGTACAAAGAAGAAAGACAAAATCTTTTCTCAATGATCCAATTCCAAGAATCTAAGCCTCTTGCTATGAGAAATAATATTTGGCTCAAAGTTCGTGGAATGCTTGGTCATTCTGTGGTTCAAAAACTTCTAACACACAAGTCCCTTTCACATGCGGGGTATCTGGGTAAGAGTGACCTTCTCTATTACAAGAACACAGGAATAAGGTATTTCAACACTGTCACACTTCGAGCGCCTAAATGTTGGATAAACGGAAAAGCCACATCAAGTTCACGAGAAACTACTTTAGATGTTGAAGAAAAATTTCAACACGCGGTTCATTGCTTGTTACTTAGCACTTCATATTTCCTGTACTGGGAAACTACATCCAACTGCCGTGATTTGAATCCTTCTGATATTGCTTTTGCTCCTACCCCTGATGTTTCCAAGAATGTTGAAGTTTTCAACAAATTGAGCAAAGACATCGAAAAGGATTATGTGTCAAAAGGCAAGATCATAAAAATGAACAACAAACTGACGGGCTTAGTCGAATTGGAATCCTTAACCCCAGCCAATTCCAAGCCGATCATAGACGAGATCGACCGCGCGCTGGCGCGTCACTACGGGCTGAGCGCTGAGGAGTTGGATTTCATCATCAATTATGATGTCAAGTATCGCATGGGCTCGTCCGCGCTGGGGGAGGAAGAAGGATGA